From Salvelinus alpinus chromosome 20, SLU_Salpinus.1, whole genome shotgun sequence:
AATGAACACATTTCTCACACTGTAGtgaaaatcaaatttatttacaaAACATTTTGTCAATGTATCTAATGTATGAAAAAACATTGGTAGATAAAATTGCATTTTGAAAAGTCACATGGTTTAGATTCATTTtggtttctgtttttttttgcagGACACGGGTTGTAAATATAATGTAGCTCACAGCAATGTCCTTGAAACCCAGAATCTGCTTTTGTTGTCTGTCTAATAATAGTGTGTGTTGGTGAGGTGAATGTACCCACACAATGGGCTCCAGGCAGTCTGTAGTGAGCTCCTGTTTCATCCATCCACAGTGGAGAACAATCTCTTCTTTCTCTTGCTCAACACTTTTCCTCTGAGTCTCCTCTACTCCCTGGTCTCTCCATTatatcccctctccccctctcctctcttcactctcgtGCCGTGGCCTTGTAGATCATCACGTCTCCCTCCTTTAGCTCTGTCATCAGTGTTGTATCAAAACAACTCTTAAATCTCTCTGTGAACTTCAGGTCTGACTGGAACCTCACCTTATTGGCCCACATCAGCGTGGTGCCACTTCCTGGTTTGCAGAAGTGGTGCATGGTCGCCAGCAGCTCCTCCAGGTAGTTGTGGTGATACACTACATCGGCTGCCAGCACGTAGTCATAGTGACAGGAAGTGCTGGGGAAGTCTTTCTCAAGGTCGTGACCCCAGGTGAGGGCAGTTACCTGGGGCGTGTAGCGGCAGCGGCCCTTGGAGTTCCGagagaggttaaaggtcaggttGGGAAGGATTTCGGGCAGGTCGGTGGCTGTTACCCAGGCACCTGGAAAACAGGATACAAGGGGAACAGTCAGTTAGGAAAATTGAATCAGTCTGTCAAACCATATCACCAACTGACAGACTCATCTAGTAGACTGGCCAGTTAGCCAGACTGAAaaagagacagatggacagactcaCCCAGAAGACTGGCCACAATAGATAGTAAACCTGTCCCTGCTCCAATCTCCAGTACCGCTTTATCCAGGAAATTCACCTGCTGCCGGTTATTCTCCAGGAACTGACTCAGAGCCACCGcctacccagacacacacacaaatacatcatCGTCAGCAACagcattattatcatcatcactgCGATCACCATCAACATCTACACACAGTGATAGATAGAGCAACCCAGATCAGTCAATATgaattaaaggcccagtgcagtcaaaattctttttttgctgtgttttatatcatatcgcacaacagctgatgaaactaacactgtaaatgTGTGCtgattgaaaatacaatctacgcGGGAGTTTCTGCTtttcatggtgacatcaccatgcagtaaattggttaatagaccaacagagtgccaaacctctctgccaataacagcttccactctacacgaagaccactcccagacagtcctagctaaactGTTGCTtgagaaatatactgaacaaatatataaacgcaagtgtcaaagattttactgagttacagttcatataaggcaggtattcccaaactggggtatgtAAATGCAATGCCGTCatgggtacgccaaataaaaatgtgattcaccaaaaaatacatatatatattttcacattttcaaacagcacatttatattttccaatggggctatacatttgggtgaggattttttctcgcctgagtagccttgtttcactgcccccccaaaaaattcaaCCGTCTAGTGTtcagcaattttttttatttatttcacctttatttaaccaggtaggccagttgagaagaagtttacaactgcgacctggccaagataaagcaaagtagtgcgacgacaaaaacaacacagttacacatgcgataaacaaacgtacagtcaataacacaagtgaaagtctatatacagtgtgtgcaaatgaggtaggaaaTAACAAAATGTCAAATACAGGAAGCCTAGTCAAAAaatgaacatccaatcacattaaccgttactgtctcgtgggaaaccttcactcttgcgcagacattttaGAAACATGACAATTttaaaaataagccacaggagttttagTGAGAATAAAGGtgacttttgagtagtaagacatgtataaaagcaacagataccatgaataagaaggggctagaagcatcttatatggtgagctaccaagtggctaggacaggcaagcctcatactattgtggaggacttaattcttcctgctgccccggatatggctgggacaatgctgggagaaaaggccccaaaaaactatacagacaatgccttcatcaaacaacactgtttcacgacgcatcagtgacatggcaggagatgttttgaatcaattactgcttcgcatacaagccagtgaattatatgcgttacagctggatgagtcaacagacgtagCGGGCCTgccacagctcctggtatatgtccgttacgtttatgggggtcaattaaggaagacatcctcttctacaaaccactggaaaccaggacaacatgagaggatatttttaaactACTGGACat
This genomic window contains:
- the LOC139547292 gene encoding protein-lysine methyltransferase METTL21C-like, coding for MESPSTVKQPDQEDPKKEKTDGEPGENKEEEERPQVMDNGTQDERKQRFPNPNMVSDCKQMASESSVSYTLGKEFFLIAGHEICIRESLDSYGALVWPGAVALSQFLENNRQQVNFLDKAVLEIGAGTGLLSIVASLLGAWVTATDLPEILPNLTFNLSRNSKGRCRYTPQVTALTWGHDLEKDFPSTSCHYDYVLAADVVYHHNYLEELLATMHHFCKPGSGTTLMWANKVRFQSDLKFTERFKSCFDTTLMTELKEGDVMIYKATARE